The genomic region CCCGTCCGGAGAACGCCATGGGCCCCGAGGAACTGTGGGAGAAGGCCACCGAGGCGCTCACGCAGGCGCTTGACGCAAGCGGCCGGCCTTATCAGATCAACGAGGGCCAAGGCGCGTTTTACGGCCCCAAGATCGACTTCCACGTCCGGGACAGCCTGAACCGGAGCTGGCAGTGCGGCACCGTGCAGCTCGACTTCATGGCTCCCGAGCGGTTCGACCTGACCTACGTGGGGGCCGACGGGCAGCGGCACCGGCCCGTGGTGATTCACCGGGCGCTGTTCGGCAGCCTGGAGCGGTTCATCGCCGTGCTCATCGAGCACTACGCCGGGGCGCTGCCGGTGTGGTTGTCGCCCATACAGCTGCGCCTCATCCCGGTCGCGGACCGGCACCGCGAGCGGGCCGAGGTGGTGGCAGGCGAGCTGCGGGCCGCGGGGCTGCGGGTGGACGTGGACGCCCGGGACGAGAAGGTGGGGTACAAGATACGGGACGCTCAGGTGAAGAAGGTGCCCTACATGGGGGTCATCGGCGACCGGGAGGACAGGTCAGGGCAGGTCTCGGTGCGCCACCGCTCCGAGGGCGAGCTTGGCAGCATGCCGCTGGAGGCGTTGAAGGATCGGCTCGTCCAGGAGGTGCAGGCCCGGCGGTAGGCCCGGGGACGCGCTCGCGACAGGGCCCGCACCGGCGCCGGGCCGTTGACTCAAGCACGCGGCCGTGTTAGAATCGCCGCGCATCATGCATCGCCGTACGGCGAGCGGGCTTCGCGGAGGTGGGATCATCAAGCAGGAGCTTCGGATCAACGAGGAGATCAGGGCGAGAGAGGTTCGGGTGATCAGCCCGGAAGGGCAGCAACTCGGCATCCTTCCAGTGCGGGATGCGCTGAGGCTGGCGCACGAGCGAGACCTCGACCTGGTGGAGATCGCTCCCCACGTGGACCCACCGGTCTGCCGGATCATGAACTATGGTAAGTATAAATACGAGCAGAACAAGAAGGAACGCGAAGCCCGCAAACGGCAGAAGGTGGTCGACCTCAAAGAGATCCGGATGACCCCCAAGATCGAGGATCACGACTTCGAGGTCAAGATGCGTTCGGCCGCCCGTTTTCTGACCGACGGGGACAAGGTCAAGATCACGGTGCGCTTCCGCGGCCGGGAGATCGTACACGCAGACCTGGCCCGCAACATGCTCAACCAGCTGGCCGAAAAGCTGTCGAACCTGTGTGTCGTGGAACGCCCGCCCAGGGTGGAAGGGCGTGCCATGATCATGATTCTGGCGCCCCGGCCGGACGCGGCCGTCAGGGCGGCAGCCGGGGTGCAGGCCACCGCGGGTGCGGCGGGCGCGGGCGGTGCAGCCACCCGTGTGGCCGCGCAGAGCCCTGCTGCGGCGGGGGCCGCTGCCGGTCCTGTCCAGGCGGCCGGCGGAGAAGGGTGACGGTCTGAATGCCCAAGATGAAGAGCAAGCGAAGCGCGGTCAAGCGTTTCCGCCTCACGGCTACCGGGAAGATCCGTCGGCGCCGCGCGTACCACAGCCATCTGCTCGGGCCCAAGTCTCCCGGGCGCAAGCGAAGGCTCGTGAGCGACGCATTCGTCTCGGAGGGCGAAGCGCCGCGCATTCGCCGCATGCTACCGTACAAGCAGTACCTCTGAACGGTTCGCCAGTCCAAGCAGGAGGAGGCCGCAAGTTCGCATGCCGAGGGTCAAGGGCGGGCCGTACACCCGCCGGCGGCACCGCAAGATCATCAAGCTGGCCAAGGGCTACTGGGGTGCTCGCCATCGCTGGTTCCGGATGGCCAACCAGTCATTGCTCAAAGCGTGGAGCCACGCGTATCGGGACCGGCGGCTCCGCAAGCGCGACTTCCGGCGGCTGTGGATCGTGCGGATTAACGCCGCGGCGCGTCTTTACGGCCTTTCTTACAGCAGACTGGTGAAGGGGCTCAAGGTGGCCGGGGTCGTCATCAACCGCAAGATCCTCGCAGACCTCGCGGTGCACGACCCGGACGGCTTCGCTCGGCTTGCCGAGAAAGCCAGGCAGGCGCTTGGCGCGGCGGCTCCTGTCGTGTGACGCGGCGCGGCGAGCCATCACGGAAGGCGAAGGGCATTTGGAAGGCCGGCCCGAACACCGCAGTGTCGGGCCGGCCTTGCGTGGTTGAGCGGCGCCGGCAAGCGGGCCGGTGCCGCGGCAGCGAAGAGGGGAGTTGAGCCAGCCTCAGTGGCTCCCATGCGCCGCCGCCGGGCGCGCCAGTTCGCCGTCATCGGGCTGGGCGCCTTTGGATCCAGCGTGGCTGCGACCCTTTACAAGCTCGGCCAGGAGGTGCTCGCCATCGACGCCTCCGAGGCGCAGGTTCAGGAGATGGCTCCCTTCGTCACGCACGCCGTTCAGGCCGATGCCACCGACGAGCAGGCCATGAAGGCGCTCGGGATCCGCAACTTCGACGTGGCCGTGGTGGCCATTGGTGACATCGAGTCGAGCATCCTGGCCACCTCCGTGGTGAAGGGCCTCGGGGTGCCCTACGTAGTTGCCCGGGCATTCAGCGAGCTGCACGGCCGCGTGCTGGAGCGGGTGGGGGCTGACCGGGTGGTCTACCCCGAGCGCGATATGGGCGTCCGGGTGGCTCACAACCTCCTCTCGGGCAACCTCATCGACTACGTCGAGTTGATGCCGGGCTACCGCATCGTCGAGGTGGTGGCGAAGGAGCCTTTCGTGGGCCGGACGCTGAAGACTCTGGATTTCCGGGCCAAGTACGGCATCAACATCCTGGCCATCCGGCGGGGGAGCGAGGTCATTGCCGCTCCCGGGGCGGACACGGTCATCGAGCGCAACGACGTCCTGGTTGCCATGGGGGAAGATGAACGGCTCGAAGAGCTCGAAGCGCTTCCTTGAAAGCCCCCGCCATCCGATCGTCCAAGAGCTGCGGCGGCTGCTGGAGAAGCCGGCCGAGCGGCGCGCCCAGGGGCGCTTCGTCGTCGAGGGGCGCCGGCTCATCGAAGACGCCGCCAACGCCGGGTTGCGGATTGAAGTGCTGCTGGTGGGCAGCGGCCTCGCCGGAGACAGCGCGGCACAGGCCCTCATCGACCGGGTGGAGGCGGCCGGCGGGCGCGTCGTATGGTGCGGAGAACGCATCATCCGGGCGCTTTCACAGACCGAGACGCCGCAGGGCCTCATCGCCGCCGTCAGTGGCTGGAAGCCGCACCACCTCGAAGCGGCCCATCTCCGCCCGCCCGTGCTCCTGCTGGATGGGGTGCAGGACCCGGGCAACGTGGGCACCATCATCCGCACCGCGGCCGGTGCCGGGGCCGGCGCCGTGGTGCTGGGCGAGGCATGCGCGGACCTGTTCAACCCCAAGGTGATCCGGGCAAGTGCCGGGGCGGTCTTCCGCGTCCCGGCCGTTCGCCTTGCCGATGCCAGCGGGCTTCCGGTCGTGGCGGCCGCCATTCGAAACCGCGGCTGGGCGCTGCTGGGGCTTGATCCGCACCGCGGGCGCCCCTACTACGATGAGGCCCTGGTCGGGGACGTGGCCTTCGTGGTGGGCGGTGAGGCCCGGGGGATCACGGAGAAACTGGCGAAGCAGTGCACCGGCTTCCTGCAGATCCCGCTGGCCGGTGGCGTTGAATCGCTCAACGTCGCGGCCTCCGTGGCCGTGGTGCTCTTCGAAGCCGCACGCCAGCGCGCCCGGGACGCCGGCCGCTAGCGTACGGCTTGCTTGTATGGCCGGCAGGCCGCATGCTATAATCGCCTCAGCGCTAGAGCGGCCCTGGCGTGGAGGGTGGGCTCCGTGATGCTCACGGCTGACTTTTTCTGGAGGCTGTTCGAGGCCACGGGTTCCATCACCGCCTATCTGCTCTACCGGCAGCTGAAAAGCCTGGCCCGGTGAGGTTTCCCGATCAGGCTGTTTCGTGAAAGGCGATGCGGGAGAGGAGTACCCGGGAAGGGCCTTCCCAGGGAGGGGCCGGTCGGAGACTGCAAGCCGCCCCGTTGGCTGCCCGGGGAAGTTCGCTCCCAAGCCGC from Bacillota bacterium harbors:
- the infC gene encoding translation initiation factor IF-3, whose amino-acid sequence is MHRRTASGLRGGGIIKQELRINEEIRAREVRVISPEGQQLGILPVRDALRLAHERDLDLVEIAPHVDPPVCRIMNYGKYKYEQNKKEREARKRQKVVDLKEIRMTPKIEDHDFEVKMRSAARFLTDGDKVKITVRFRGREIVHADLARNMLNQLAEKLSNLCVVERPPRVEGRAMIMILAPRPDAAVRAAAGVQATAGAAGAGGAATRVAAQSPAAAGAAAGPVQAAGGEG
- the rpmI gene encoding 50S ribosomal protein L35, encoding MPKMKSKRSAVKRFRLTATGKIRRRRAYHSHLLGPKSPGRKRRLVSDAFVSEGEAPRIRRMLPYKQYL
- the rplT gene encoding 50S ribosomal protein L20, coding for MPRVKGGPYTRRRHRKIIKLAKGYWGARHRWFRMANQSLLKAWSHAYRDRRLRKRDFRRLWIVRINAAARLYGLSYSRLVKGLKVAGVVINRKILADLAVHDPDGFARLAEKARQALGAAAPVV
- a CDS encoding TrkA family potassium uptake protein, which codes for MRRRRARQFAVIGLGAFGSSVAATLYKLGQEVLAIDASEAQVQEMAPFVTHAVQADATDEQAMKALGIRNFDVAVVAIGDIESSILATSVVKGLGVPYVVARAFSELHGRVLERVGADRVVYPERDMGVRVAHNLLSGNLIDYVELMPGYRIVEVVAKEPFVGRTLKTLDFRAKYGINILAIRRGSEVIAAPGADTVIERNDVLVAMGEDERLEELEALP
- a CDS encoding RNA methyltransferase — its product is MNGSKSSKRFLESPRHPIVQELRRLLEKPAERRAQGRFVVEGRRLIEDAANAGLRIEVLLVGSGLAGDSAAQALIDRVEAAGGRVVWCGERIIRALSQTETPQGLIAAVSGWKPHHLEAAHLRPPVLLLDGVQDPGNVGTIIRTAAGAGAGAVVLGEACADLFNPKVIRASAGAVFRVPAVRLADASGLPVVAAAIRNRGWALLGLDPHRGRPYYDEALVGDVAFVVGGEARGITEKLAKQCTGFLQIPLAGGVESLNVAASVAVVLFEAARQRARDAGR
- a CDS encoding YqzL family protein, giving the protein MLTADFFWRLFEATGSITAYLLYRQLKSLAR